The genomic interval GCGCGCATGGCCGTACGGGCCGCGAGCACGGCGCCGCCGGGTTCGTGGACGGCGAAGGAGACACCGTGGGCGGTGCAGCCGGGGAAGCGGCCGGGCAGGGCGGCGGCCGGCACGTGTTCGACGGGGATGCCGAGGTCGCGCAGGGTGCCGAGGCTCGCCCGCTCCCAGCCGGTGTCGGGGCCGGTGGCGAGCAGCAGCGCGCCGGTGGGGTGGAGGAACCGCTCGCCGGTCTCGGCCTCCAGCTCCCGCCAGAGCGTCCGGGCCCGCCAGGCGGAGCGGGCGTAGAAGCGGTCCGGTCCGTGGGCACAGCGCAGGATGCGGGTGTCGGCGTAGGAGGGGCCGCTGCCCGCGCCGGCGGGGCGGGGGTCGACGAGGTCGACGGACCGGCCCCGGCCCGCGAGTTCGCGGGCGAGGGACAGGCCGAAGACCCCGGCGCCGATGACGAGTGCGCGGCTCATGCGCGGGCCCGGGTCATCCGCCCATCACCCGGGTGTCGATGTCGGCGGGCAGCGGCGTGAAGAAGGTGTGGGGGCCGGGGACAACGGGGTGGGTCCCAGTGCCGCGGAGGTCCGCCCGCCCGGCGTCGCGGGTGGGCTCGCCGGGCAGGCCGAGGGCGTGCCAGAGCTGCCGGGCGAAGTCCGGCATGAGGGGGTGGGCGCAGGCGGCCAGGGTGCGGGCCGCGCGTGCTTCGAGGGCGACGGCCGTACGGGCGCGGTCGTCGCCGGGGCGGGCGGCGAGCAGGCGGGACTGCCCGGCGGCGAAGGCGGTGGAGAGGCGGACGAGTTCGCCGAGGCAGCGGGTGGCCCGCTGCGGGGAAAACGTTTCGGCGGTGAGGGCGGCGAGGCACTCGTCGGCCAGCGCGTCGACGGCGGAGGCGAAGGCGGCCTGGGAGGGGGTGGGCGTGCCGGGTGCGGGGACCCGGCCGCCGCCGACGGCGGTGACGCGCCGGAAGAGCCCGTCGAGCCAGCCCTGCCAGGCTCCGGCCAGTTCCTCGTCGGCCAGCCGGCGGAAGCGGTCCCAGGTGAAGGAGGTGCGGGCGGTCTCCGGCCGGTCGTGGGCGAGCGCGAAGCGGACGACGCTGCCGGGCACCTTGGCGAGCAGCGCGTCGGCCCAGATGGCGTGGCCGCGGCTCTTGGAGAACTTCGCGTCGTCCAGCTGGAAGAACTCGTTGGTGACGAAGGCGTCCGGCAGCCGCAGGCCCTCGTCGTAGGCCATCATCAGGGCCGGGAAGAGGACAGTGTGGAAGTAGCCGTTGTCGAAGCCGAAGAACTGGACGATCCGGGAGGCGTTCCACTCCTCGCGCCAGCCGCCGGGGTCCGCTCCTTCGGCGCGCAGGGCCTCCTGGAGTTCGGCGAAATAGCCGGGGACCATCTCGGCCCAGACGTAGACGCGCTGCTCC from Streptomyces albireticuli carries:
- a CDS encoding methionine--tRNA ligase, coding for MLTRTLVTAAPPTPNGDLHLGHLSGPYSGADIHTRALRLHGTPVRYLTGSDVHQSYVPLKARALGEDPLALADRYADVVAAIFTSAAFEADTYVRPQHSRLHQEAVRDFVATLHRTGRIVPRTAEGLHCAACDRYLFEGHVSGGCPRCGADSDGNSCEECAWPNVCTDLVDPVCNTCGATPVARTYERLVFPLGRYTDRLRALHAGTAMSPQLEELCAGLLAGELPDIPVTHPTDWGLPVPVAGFEEQRVYVWAEMVPGYFAELQEALRAEGADPGGWREEWNASRIVQFFGFDNGYFHTVLFPALMMAYDEGLRLPDAFVTNEFFQLDDAKFSKSRGHAIWADALLAKVPGSVVRFALAHDRPETARTSFTWDRFRRLADEELAGAWQGWLDGLFRRVTAVGGGRVPAPGTPTPSQAAFASAVDALADECLAALTAETFSPQRATRCLGELVRLSTAFAAGQSRLLAARPGDDRARTAVALEARAARTLAACAHPLMPDFARQLWHALGLPGEPTRDAGRADLRGTGTHPVVPGPHTFFTPLPADIDTRVMGG